In one Oncorhynchus masou masou isolate Uvic2021 chromosome 23, UVic_Omas_1.1, whole genome shotgun sequence genomic region, the following are encoded:
- the ccdc172 gene encoding coiled-coil domain-containing protein 172, giving the protein MSLDTLFQQILLTEQQISEKTRQSQEVKAAIARCQDRVKSLTAKSECLSKELDEQAQHLSETKLQYDLMKKHQVQVEKQAGELLRQQRDLRKHLEKIKKSSKEEQENFMKEIMTFNSDFSLLNNRETVFESQTQSEIRNLGEEVSSLNKEMDSMGRTNTQMKSMQEEKRGLHLELQGLEHIMKDLESQLSEAKSMTESLSAESLMVTQKPLTDSTCLRLKKELEMHKEGELELLREALSSEILFLQSKLSQKTPQYSRKFT; this is encoded by the exons ATGAGTTTGGATACTCTGTTTCAACAAATTCTACTAACTGAACAGCAAATATCGGAGAAAACGCGACAATCTCAAGAGG TCAAGGCTGCTATTGCAAGATGTCAAGACAGGGTCAAGTCATTGACAGCAAAATCAGAATGTCTCTCCAAGGAACTTGATGAACAG GCTCAGCATCTATCAGAGACAAAGCTGCAGTATGACCTAATGAAAAAACATCAAGTACAAGTTGAAAAGCAGGCAGGGGAGCTTCTGAGACAGCAGAGGGATCTCAGGAAACACTTG GAGAAAATAAAGAAGTCGTCGAAGGAGGAACAGGAGAATTTCATGAAAGAAATCATGACTTTCAACAGCGACTTTAGCCTTTTGAATAACAGGGAGACTGTGTTTGAGAGCCAAACCCAATCTGAGATACGTAACTTGGGGGAGGAGGTTAGCTCTTTAAACAAAG AGATGGATTCCATGGGCCGGACGAATACTCAGATGAAGTCTATGCAAGAAGAAAAGAGAGGTCTCCATTTGGAGCTACAAGGACTGGAACATATTATGAAAG ACCTGGAGAGCCAGCTGAGTGAGGCTAAATCAATGACCGAGTCCTTAAGTGCAGAGAGTCTGATGGTCACCCAGAAGCCCCTCACAGACAGCACTTGCTTAAG ACTTAAAAAGGAGCTGGAGATGCACAAAGAAGGAGAGCTGGAGCTGCTGAGAGAAGCCCTTAGCTCTGAAATCCTGTTCCTGCAATCG AAACTGTCTCAGAAGACTCCCCAATACTCAAGGAAATTCACATAG